AACTCCTCTATATAACGCTCCCTGCTTTCTTTCTCCAACTCCAGCTTCTCGGTAATCTCCGTATAAACTTCTGGATTATTGTATTTTAAAGAAAGGTCTTCCAACTCAGATTTAATATTGTATAAACCTAAGCGGTGCGCCAATGGAGCATAAATATAAACTGTTTCCGAAGCAATTTTTTTCTGCTTATCCGGCGTCATGCTTTCCAGTGTCCGCATATTATGGAGACGGTCCGCAATTTTTATTAAAATAACCCTAAAATCTTCAGATAGCGTAAGCAGTAACTTTCTGTAGTTTTCAGACTGAACTGAAATATTCTGATGATTCATGATCGAAATCTTTGTCAAGCCATTGACAATGTTGGCGATTTTTTCCCCGAAGATCTTTTTAAGATCCTCGTAGGTATAATCAGAATCTTCAATTACATCGTGTAAAAGGGCACAGGCAATAGAAGTCGCACCCAAACCGATTTCTGTCGCTACAATTTTTGCAACGGCAATGGGATGGTAGATGTAGGGTTCGCCCGTTTTTCTTCTCTGGTCTTTATGGGCATCCAGCGCAATATCGAAAGCCTTTCGGATAAGTTTATTATTTTCCTCATCCAATGTTCTGTAGGTATTCGAAATCAGATCCTTATATCTTGCAAGGATCTCCTTGTTCTCTAGTTCTAAGTCGTAACTCATTTGTGTAAAAAGCCTATATTGAACGAAAATACGAATTTTTTTCCGTTTTTCAAATACAAAAAATCCGCAGAAGGGTACTCTGCGGATTTCCGGTTATTAATTTTGTAGCTTTAAAATTTTACTTCAGAATCCATCCCATTCGTTGAACCTTTAATTCTTACGTCTGGTGAATTATGAATGTCTGCTCTGTTTCTGGCGTCAATTAATTTTTTGATGTTTTGATAATCAGCCTGATCGATACTGATATTGTCAAAAGAATAGGTTTTAAGTACCTTATTCTGACTGAAAACACCATGAGCTCTATCACCCTGATCGCTGTCTTTTACAGCAACACTTGCGAGATATTTGGAACTGCTGTGGGAATCGTCAATGTAGATAATATACTCTGAGTCTGCAAAACCGCTATTTTCGAGATCTGCTTCAAGCTTTTTGTAATCGTTATTGGAATCAAATAGTCCGGCTAATATTTTTGACATGATACTGTGTTTTAAAATTATACACTAAAGATAGTAAATAATTCAAAACAGATTGTTAATTATTTAATTAAGTTTGTTATTAGTTATTTTATCTATAAAAATAATGGGTGTTTAATGCGTGTATCTATTGAACGGGTGTTTAATTATTGTCAATAAAAAAGCGGGACTATTTAAGCCCCGCTTCCCTGATTACTCAGTCTTCATATAGTTTAATTAATTCGTTCATTTTTAATTTCCTCCACTATTTCAGGATTTAATAAAGTAGAAATATCACCAAAATTACTGAAATCACCTTCTGCAATTTTTCTCAGAATTCTACGCATAATTTTCCCTGAACGCGTTTTCGGAAGTCCGGAAACAAACTGAATTTTATCCAGCTTAGCAATAGGGCCTATCTGATCTGAAATTAACTGATTAATCTCTTTTACAAGATTTTCCTGCTTTCTGTCCGCTCCCGTATCTTTTAAAATAACGAAACCGTAGAGAGCACTGCCTTTAATGTCGTGAGGGAAACCTACGATCGCAGATTCTGCTACTGCAGGATGCTCATTAATACTGTCCTCTATAGGGGCAGTACCCAGGTTGTGACCCGAAACAATAACGACATCATCCACGCGGCCCGTAATTCGATAATAGCCGACTTCATCCCGCAGTGCGCCGTCCCCTGTGAAATATTTGCCCGGAAAAGCTGAAAAATAGGTCTCTTTATATCGTTGATGATCGCCCCATATCGTTCTTGCAATGCCTGGCCATGGAAAACGGATACATAGGTTCCCTGTCACCTGGTTTCCCGAAATTTCATTCCTTTTATCATCCATCAGAACAGGCTGAATTCCAGGTAACGGAAGAGTAGCATATGTTGGTTTCGTTGGGGTTACGAATGGAAGTGGTGAGATCATAATTCCTCCTGTTTCCGTCTGCCACCATGTATCAACAATCGGGCATTTTTTCTTTCCGACATGATCATTGAACCAGTGCCATGCTTCATCATTGATCGGCTCACCAACCGAACCAATTACTTTTAATGAACTTAAATCATGCTTATCTACCCATTCGGTACTTTCTTTAGCCAAAGAACGAATCGCGGTCGGAGCGGTATAGAATTGCGTTACTTTATGTTTTTCAATAACTTCCCAGAATCTGTCCGGTTCAGGATACGTCGGAACACCTTCAAAAATTACGGTAGTTGCTCCATTTAAAAGCGGTCCGTAAAGAATATATGAATGTCCGGTAATCCATCCAATATCGGCGGTACACCAATATATATCGTTTTCTTTATAATTGAATACGTTTTTGAAGGTATAAGCCGTATACACCATATACCCGGCGGACGTGTGAAGCATTCCTTTAGGTTTTCCTGTAGATCCGGAAGTGTACAAAATGAAAAGCGGATCTTCTGCATCCATAATAATAGTTACAAAGTCAGCGGATGCTTTTTCATACAGATCAGCCATCCAGTGATCTCTTCCATCTTTCATTTTGATCTGGTTGTGCGTTCTTTTCACGACCAAAACAGATTCTACGGTCGGTGTTTTCTCTAAAGCCTCATCAACGATACTTTTCAGATCTAAAACTTTACTTCCGCGATAACTTCCGTCTGAGGTAATCACCATTTTAGCACCACAGTCATTCACTCTGGAAGAAACGGCAGAAGCGGAGAATCCTGCGAAAATAACGGAATGAACAGCCCCTAATTTAGCACAGGCCAACATGGTAACCGCCAGTTCAGGGATCATCGGAAGATAGATGCAGACTCTATCGCCTTTTTCGATGCCCATATCTTTTAAAACATTCGCTGTCTTGTTCACCCTCGTATATAGTTCGTGATAAGAAATATGCTGTGCCTCCTCTTTCGGATCGTTCGGTTCCCAAATGATTGCCGTTTTATCTCCTCTTATAGAAAGGTGCCTGTCTAAACAGTTTTTTGTGATATTAAGTTTGGCATTTTTAAACCATGTGATCTTCGCCTCATTCATATCATATTTTACAACCTTGCTCCATCTTTGATACCATACAAAGTTCTGATCGGCAATCTTATCCCAGAATTTTTTAGGGTTTTTAATTGATTTTTTATACTCTTCAAAATAATGTGGTAAATCTTCTATCAGGTAATTTCTCATATCCCTTTCTTTTTTTGAAATTTGAATTTTTGTTATTTAAATTTATGTTTAATTTCTCGGTTAAGCTCTATATTCCACGATTTTTTCCTGAATTTCTTCAATGATTTTTTCATCATCAATCGTTGATGGAATCTGAAATTCTTTTCCGTCTAATAAAGTTCGTATTAATTTTCTTAAAATTTTTCCTGAACGTGTTTTTGGTAATCGTTTAACGATCATCACATTTTTAAGACAGGCAACGGCTCCTATTTTTTCACGAACAGTTTTTACAATTTCTTTTTCAACATTTTCTTCAGAGATTGTTGAACCATTTTTTAAAACAACAGAAGCAAAGGGAATCTGACCTTTGAGCTCATCATCGATTCCCACAACGGCACATTCTGCAACGTCTGGATGCGACGAGACAACTTCCTCCATTTCCGAAGTCGAAAGTCGGTGTCCGGCAACATTGATGACATCATCAACTCTTCCTGTAATGAAAATATAGCCGTCCTCATCTCTTATTGCGCCGTCTCCGGAGAAATAATAGTCTTTGTATTGTGATAAATAACTGTCTTGAAAACGATCGTTGTCATTCCAAATTCCCAGTAAAGCACCTGGCGGAAGCGGAAGTTTGATAATTAAATATCCTTCCTGATGCGCATCCAGTTCATAACCATTTTCATCAAAAATTTTAATATCATAACCGGGGATTGGTTTTCCGGCAGAAGCTCTTTTAATTTTATATTGATCATTAAAAGTCATTAATCCCAACATTGGCCATCCGGACTCCGTTTGCCACCAATGGTCGATCGCAGGAACTCCGATGTGCTCTGCAAACCAGTCTAACGTCGACACATCGCATCTTTCACCAGCCAGAAATTGTTTTTTGAAGTGGCTTAAATCATACTTTTTCACCAAATCCCCATTCGGATCTTCTTTTTTAATCGCCCGAATCGCTGTGGGAGCGGTAAACATCACCGAAACTTTATATTCAGAAATAATTCTCCAAAATGTACCTGCATCGGGGGTCATAATGGGTTTTCCTTCAAAAATTATCGTTGTGTTTCTGTTGATTAAAGGTCCGTAAACTGAAAAGCTATGACCAACCGCCCAGCCAAAATCGGAAGCCGCCCAATAGGTTTCCTCCTGTTCAACGCCATAAATGTATTTCATTGAAAATTTTAAAGCAGTCGCATAACCACCTGTATCACGCGTGATACCTTTGGGTTTTCCGGTCGTTCCTGAAGTGTACAATAAATAGAGTGGGTGAGTGGATTTCACCGAAATGCAGTCCGCAGGCTCTGATTTTTGAACCAGTTCTTGATAATCAATCAATCCCTCAAACATTTCATGTTGATTATTTACTAATTTTCTATTGTAAACAATAATGTTTTCCACTTTATCCTGCGCCAATTCAATTGCTTTTTCAACCAGAGGTAAATACGGAATTCTCTTGGCTATTTCCACTCCCGCTGTGGCCGTAATTAATGCTTTGGGTTTGCAGTCATCAATTCTCACGACTAATTCATTTGGGGCAAAACCTCCAAAAACAACGTTATGAATTACCCCGATTCTCGCACATGCCAACATCGCAAATAAAGTCTGCGGAATCATCGGCATATAAATAACGGCTGTATCTCCTTTTTTTAATCCCAGAGAAACCAAACCGCCCGCCAGTTTTGAAATTTCCTCCTTCGCCTGGCTGTAAGTATATTTCCTCTTTTGATTTGTAACCGGAGAATCGTAAACTATCGCTATCTGCTCTCCAAAACCATCCTCAATATGCTTGTCGATACACAAATAGCACATATTAAGCTCTCCATCGGAAAACCATTGGGCATATTCATTTTCGTCTTTTGAAAGAATCTTGTTTGGAAATTCAAACCAGTCGATTTCCTGGGCCCTTTCTTTCCAGAAATTCTCTTTGTCTTCAATGCTTTGTTTAAATAAATCGTCTGTGTTCATATTAATTTTTGTGTGTTGAGCCATTGCGAGGAGCGAAGCTTTAAAGCGATCTTTTTTTATTATGCTTGAGATTGTTTCACTTCGTTCAAAATGACGGTGCGTAAAAGTCTATTGTCTTTTCTCTATTATCTCAAAGTCTATAAAAACATTTCTTCAATCTGCTGCATCAGTTTTTTAATCGAATAAGGTTTTGTTACGTACGCATCAGCTCCCATTTCTAACCCTTTTTCAATATCTTTCGAGTTGTTTTTCGCGCTCAGAAAAATGACCTTGGTGTCTTTTAATTTTTCGTCTTGCTTAATGATTTCCAATGTGCTGTAACCGTCCAGATTCGGCATCATAATATCCAACAAAATCACATCTGGAACCATTGTTTTTAAAAATTCCAACACTTCAGTTCCGTCTCTGGCTATAAAAACATCATATCCGTTTTTCTTGAAACTGTATTCTAATGACATTAATATTTTGTGTTCGTCATCGGCGATAATTATTTTTTTCATTGTGTATTTTTTGCTGTGTTCAACTTCATTGTTTTTAGTTATTTTTAGAGAATCCGTAGGATTCAATTTTAATAGCCGTAGGTGAAACCTATGGACATAATGATTATTCGCATCAAGCCAACCCGTAAGGGTTGAATTTAATTAAATTAATTTTTATTCCGGTTCGATTCCGTGTTCTGCTAAAAGCCTTTTAAATTCATCTTCAAATGTCTCCTTTTTATGATGTTCTTTTTGATTTTTTATATAATTTATTATTCTTTCCTTCTCTTTTATTGAATTGGTGAATGCTCCATAACCTTCCTGCCATTCTGAAAATTCAGGAAATAATCCTGATTCTTTCATCCATAAATTTGTTGCAATTTTAATATCTTTTACCAAATTACTGAGATTTATGTTTGGATGCAGATCACAAAAAATATGAATGTGATCAGGCATTCCGCTAATTCTATGTAGTTTACATTTTTTATTTTTTTAAATACCCCAGATGTATTTGTATAACTCTGCTTCGTTCTTTTCATTTATCGTGGGTTTTCGATATTTTGTTCCGAAGATAATATGATAAAATATTTGTCTGTAGGTTCCCATTTTTCATTTGTGTTTTATTGAACCCTATCGGGTTCGGGGGTTGTGTTTATCTTCTGCTTTCCATAGGTTTCACCTACGGTTACTGTTGTTGGACCCTATCGGGTTCGGATTGGTCTTTGTATTTTTTTTCATAGGTTTCACTTTTGGTCACTTTCTGCTGAACCTTGTCGGTTTCTTTATATTTTGTGTTTTGCATTAGTAATAACTATTTTTTCATTGTTTATTTCTTTGTCACTCAACAGTATTTTTTTTATAGGTATTTAAAATCCGTAGGATTCAATTTTAATAGCCGTAGGTGAAACCTATGGACATAATGATTATTCGCATCAAGCCAACCCGTAAGGGTTGAATTCAACCAATATAAATTTTATTGAGCCCTATCGGGTTCGGATCGTTTTTTTTTCATAGGTTTCACCTACGATTGCTGTTATTGATCCCTGTCGGGTTACCCATCATTAATAATA
The sequence above is a segment of the Chryseobacterium sp. MYb264 genome. Coding sequences within it:
- the acs gene encoding acetate--CoA ligase, yielding MRNYLIEDLPHYFEEYKKSIKNPKKFWDKIADQNFVWYQRWSKVVKYDMNEAKITWFKNAKLNITKNCLDRHLSIRGDKTAIIWEPNDPKEEAQHISYHELYTRVNKTANVLKDMGIEKGDRVCIYLPMIPELAVTMLACAKLGAVHSVIFAGFSASAVSSRVNDCGAKMVITSDGSYRGSKVLDLKSIVDEALEKTPTVESVLVVKRTHNQIKMKDGRDHWMADLYEKASADFVTIIMDAEDPLFILYTSGSTGKPKGMLHTSAGYMVYTAYTFKNVFNYKENDIYWCTADIGWITGHSYILYGPLLNGATTVIFEGVPTYPEPDRFWEVIEKHKVTQFYTAPTAIRSLAKESTEWVDKHDLSSLKVIGSVGEPINDEAWHWFNDHVGKKKCPIVDTWWQTETGGIMISPLPFVTPTKPTYATLPLPGIQPVLMDDKRNEISGNQVTGNLCIRFPWPGIARTIWGDHQRYKETYFSAFPGKYFTGDGALRDEVGYYRITGRVDDVVIVSGHNLGTAPIEDSINEHPAVAESAIVGFPHDIKGSALYGFVILKDTGADRKQENLVKEINQLISDQIGPIAKLDKIQFVSGLPKTRSGKIMRRILRKIAEGDFSNFGDISTLLNPEIVEEIKNERIN
- a CDS encoding acetate--CoA ligase, giving the protein MKKDRFKASLLAMAQHTKINMNTDDLFKQSIEDKENFWKERAQEIDWFEFPNKILSKDENEYAQWFSDGELNMCYLCIDKHIEDGFGEQIAIVYDSPVTNQKRKYTYSQAKEEISKLAGGLVSLGLKKGDTAVIYMPMIPQTLFAMLACARIGVIHNVVFGGFAPNELVVRIDDCKPKALITATAGVEIAKRIPYLPLVEKAIELAQDKVENIIVYNRKLVNNQHEMFEGLIDYQELVQKSEPADCISVKSTHPLYLLYTSGTTGKPKGITRDTGGYATALKFSMKYIYGVEQEETYWAASDFGWAVGHSFSVYGPLINRNTTIIFEGKPIMTPDAGTFWRIISEYKVSVMFTAPTAIRAIKKEDPNGDLVKKYDLSHFKKQFLAGERCDVSTLDWFAEHIGVPAIDHWWQTESGWPMLGLMTFNDQYKIKRASAGKPIPGYDIKIFDENGYELDAHQEGYLIIKLPLPPGALLGIWNDNDRFQDSYLSQYKDYYFSGDGAIRDEDGYIFITGRVDDVINVAGHRLSTSEMEEVVSSHPDVAECAVVGIDDELKGQIPFASVVLKNGSTISEENVEKEIVKTVREKIGAVACLKNVMIVKRLPKTRSGKILRKLIRTLLDGKEFQIPSTIDDEKIIEEIQEKIVEYRA
- a CDS encoding response regulator transcription factor; amino-acid sequence: MKKIIIADDEHKILMSLEYSFKKNGYDVFIARDGTEVLEFLKTMVPDVILLDIMMPNLDGYSTLEIIKQDEKLKDTKVIFLSAKNNSKDIEKGLEMGADAYVTKPYSIKKLMQQIEEMFL